A portion of the Thermodesulfobacteriota bacterium genome contains these proteins:
- the purF gene encoding amidophosphoribosyltransferase produces MALDGWHEECGIFGVYGYPEAANLTYLGLYALQHRGQESAGIACSDGDVITFHREMGLVADIFSEETLCRLPGSSAIGHVRYSTTGSSELKNCQPLVVDFESGSISVAHNGNLVNAHEIRSELEVSGSIFQSSMDTEVIIHLIARSRKERIEDRIVDALKQVRGAYSLLFLTRDKLIAVRDPHGIRPLVIGKLKGTGGGTVICSETCALDLIEAEFVRDVEPGEMIVVSARGLEAHKPFLPAVERFCIFEHVYFARPDSIIGGKSVYEVRKELGRQLAREHPADADIVIPIPDSGVPAALGYSEASGIPFEMGLIRNHYVGRTFIEPQQSIRHFGVKVKLNAVRGVVGGKRVVVVDDSIVRGTTGRKIIKMIRAAGAREIHVRISSPPTCYPCFYGIDTPSRRDLIAATHTLEEINTYLTSDTIGYLSIQGLHACVPNGKATYCDACFTGNYSIPLELEEAGEQLPLFRRSVSV; encoded by the coding sequence ATGGCGTTGGACGGCTGGCATGAAGAGTGCGGCATCTTCGGGGTCTACGGGTACCCCGAGGCCGCGAACCTCACCTACCTCGGGCTCTACGCCCTGCAGCACCGGGGGCAGGAAAGCGCCGGGATCGCATGCTCCGACGGCGATGTGATCACCTTCCATCGTGAGATGGGGCTGGTCGCCGACATCTTTTCCGAGGAGACGCTCTGCCGCCTCCCCGGCAGCAGCGCCATCGGCCACGTGCGCTACTCGACGACCGGTTCCTCCGAGCTGAAGAACTGCCAGCCGCTGGTGGTCGACTTCGAGTCCGGCTCCATTTCCGTGGCGCACAACGGCAACCTCGTCAACGCGCACGAGATCCGCAGCGAGCTGGAGGTTTCAGGGTCCATCTTCCAGTCGTCGATGGACACCGAGGTCATCATCCACCTCATCGCACGCTCCCGGAAGGAGCGGATCGAGGACCGGATCGTTGACGCGCTGAAGCAGGTGCGCGGCGCCTACTCCCTGCTGTTCCTGACCCGGGACAAGCTGATCGCCGTCCGGGATCCGCACGGCATCCGCCCGCTGGTGATCGGGAAGCTCAAGGGGACCGGCGGCGGGACCGTCATCTGCTCCGAGACGTGCGCCCTCGACCTGATCGAGGCGGAGTTCGTCCGGGACGTGGAACCCGGTGAGATGATCGTGGTGAGCGCCCGCGGGCTGGAGGCCCACAAGCCTTTCCTCCCCGCCGTGGAGCGGTTCTGCATCTTCGAGCACGTGTACTTCGCCCGTCCCGACTCGATCATCGGCGGGAAAAGCGTCTACGAGGTCCGCAAGGAGCTGGGGCGCCAGCTCGCGCGGGAGCATCCCGCCGACGCCGACATCGTCATCCCCATCCCCGACTCGGGCGTCCCGGCGGCGCTGGGATACTCGGAGGCGTCGGGGATCCCGTTCGAGATGGGGCTGATACGGAACCACTACGTCGGCCGCACCTTCATCGAGCCGCAGCAGTCGATCCGCCACTTCGGAGTGAAGGTGAAGCTGAACGCGGTGCGCGGCGTCGTGGGCGGGAAGCGGGTCGTCGTGGTGGACGATTCCATCGTCCGCGGCACGACGGGTCGCAAGATCATCAAGATGATCCGGGCCGCCGGCGCGCGGGAGATCCACGTGCGCATCAGCTCGCCGCCGACCTGCTACCCCTGCTTCTACGGGATCGACACCCCCTCGCGCCGCGACCTGATCGCCGCCACCCACACGCTGGAGGAGATCAACACCTACCTGACCTCGGATACCATCGGATACCTGAGCATCCAGGGGCTCCACGCCTGCGTGCCGAACGGGAAGGCGACGTACTGCGACGCCTGCTTCACCGGGAATTACTCGATACCGCTGGAGCTGGAGGAGGCCGGGGAGCAGCTGCCGCTGTTCCGGAGGTCGGTCAGCGTCTGA
- the purL gene encoding phosphoribosylformylglycinamidine synthase subunit PurL encodes MKEKPVTLELAKEHGLSEEEYDRVRSILGRTPGFTELGIFSVMWSEHCSYKSSRIHLKKFPTKGPRVLQGPGENAGIVDIGDGLAVSFKMESHNHPSFIEPYQGAATGVGGILRDVFTMGARPIASLDSLRFGRPDHPRTRYLVTGVVGGIAGYGNCIGVPTVGGEIYFDECYDGNILVNAFTLGVVRKESIWRGYASGVGNPIVYVGSKTGRDGIHGATMASGEFDEKSEEKRPTVQVGDPFTEKLLLEACLELMRTDAIVGIQDMGAAGLTSSSFEMASRAGTGFTMDLDLVPQREEGMIPYELMLSESQERMLLVAKKGREDEVRAIFEKWDLDASVIGEVTGDGIARIRWRGETVAEIPVAPVTDQAPLYDRPAARPESQDALQQGLDPASLPAPADLAETWTRLMSCPEMADKRWVFRQYDHMIRTNTLVLPGSDAAVLRVKGTRKGIALSVDCNSRYCYLDPYVGGMIAVCESARNVACSGAEPIGLTDCLNFGNPEKPEIMWQFRSSIEGMAKACGELEIPVVSGNVSFYNETMGKGIYPTPTVAMVGLLEDADRRRVQWFDAPGDAVFLAGPERLGIDLGGSLYLKEVHGKVAGTPPPVDLAHEKRLQRFLAAAAAEGALSSAHDLAEGGFACALAECCITRPAGPIGVKVANPFPEAVRPDFAMFAESQGAVLLSCPSAKKEALIDVAARFRITIRELGEVGGEQIEIGVVAAVNAAGLQACWREGFAKALGLEG; translated from the coding sequence ATGAAGGAGAAGCCGGTCACCCTCGAGCTTGCGAAGGAGCACGGTCTTTCCGAGGAGGAGTACGACCGCGTCCGCTCCATCCTGGGCCGGACGCCGGGCTTCACCGAGCTCGGCATCTTCTCCGTCATGTGGAGCGAGCACTGCTCCTACAAGAGCTCCCGGATCCACCTGAAGAAGTTCCCGACGAAAGGGCCGCGCGTCCTCCAGGGGCCGGGGGAGAACGCGGGGATCGTCGATATCGGGGACGGCCTCGCTGTGTCCTTCAAGATGGAGAGCCACAACCACCCGTCCTTCATCGAGCCGTACCAGGGGGCCGCCACTGGAGTCGGCGGCATCCTGCGCGACGTCTTCACCATGGGGGCGCGCCCGATCGCGTCGCTCGACTCCCTGCGCTTCGGCCGCCCCGACCACCCGCGGACGCGGTATCTGGTCACGGGCGTCGTCGGCGGGATCGCGGGGTACGGCAACTGCATCGGCGTTCCCACGGTAGGCGGAGAGATCTACTTCGACGAGTGCTACGACGGGAACATCCTTGTAAACGCCTTCACGCTCGGCGTGGTGCGTAAGGAGTCCATCTGGCGAGGGTACGCGTCGGGGGTGGGGAATCCCATCGTCTACGTCGGGTCGAAGACGGGCCGGGACGGCATCCACGGCGCGACGATGGCCTCCGGGGAGTTCGACGAGAAGTCCGAGGAGAAGCGCCCCACCGTGCAGGTCGGCGACCCGTTCACGGAGAAGCTGCTGCTGGAGGCGTGCCTCGAGCTGATGCGCACCGACGCGATCGTAGGGATCCAGGACATGGGCGCGGCGGGGCTGACCTCCTCCTCCTTCGAGATGGCTTCGCGCGCCGGCACCGGCTTCACGATGGACCTCGACCTCGTCCCGCAGCGGGAGGAGGGGATGATCCCCTACGAGCTGATGCTCTCCGAGTCCCAGGAGCGGATGCTTCTGGTGGCGAAGAAGGGGCGGGAGGACGAGGTCCGCGCGATCTTCGAGAAGTGGGACCTCGACGCGAGCGTCATCGGGGAGGTGACCGGCGACGGCATCGCGCGGATCCGCTGGCGCGGGGAGACGGTGGCCGAGATCCCGGTCGCCCCGGTGACGGACCAGGCGCCGCTCTACGACCGGCCGGCGGCCCGCCCGGAATCCCAGGACGCGCTGCAGCAGGGGCTCGATCCGGCTTCGCTGCCCGCCCCCGCCGACCTGGCGGAGACGTGGACGCGGCTGATGAGCTGCCCCGAGATGGCGGACAAGAGGTGGGTCTTCCGCCAGTACGACCACATGATCCGGACGAACACGCTCGTGCTCCCCGGGTCCGACGCCGCGGTGCTGCGGGTCAAGGGGACGCGGAAGGGGATCGCGCTGTCGGTGGACTGCAACAGCCGTTACTGCTACCTCGATCCGTACGTCGGCGGAATGATCGCCGTCTGCGAGTCGGCGCGCAACGTGGCCTGCTCCGGGGCGGAGCCGATCGGCCTCACCGACTGCCTGAATTTCGGCAACCCGGAAAAGCCCGAGATCATGTGGCAGTTCCGCTCCTCCATCGAGGGGATGGCGAAGGCGTGCGGGGAGCTCGAGATCCCCGTGGTCTCCGGCAACGTCTCCTTCTACAACGAGACGATGGGGAAGGGGATCTATCCCACCCCGACCGTGGCCATGGTCGGCCTGCTCGAGGACGCGGATCGCCGGCGGGTCCAATGGTTCGACGCCCCCGGCGACGCGGTGTTCCTCGCCGGCCCGGAACGCCTCGGGATCGACCTTGGGGGATCGCTGTACCTGAAGGAGGTCCACGGAAAAGTGGCGGGCACGCCGCCTCCGGTGGACCTCGCGCACGAAAAGCGGCTGCAGCGGTTCCTGGCGGCCGCAGCGGCGGAGGGGGCGCTGTCCTCGGCGCACGACCTGGCGGAGGGCGGATTCGCCTGCGCGCTCGCGGAGTGCTGCATCACGAGGCCGGCCGGCCCGATCGGCGTGAAGGTGGCCAACCCGTTTCCGGAAGCCGTTCGGCCGGATTTCGCGATGTTCGCGGAATCCCAGGGGGCGGTCCTGCTTTCCTGCCCTTCCGCGAAAAAGGAGGCGCTGATCGACGTCGCCGCCCGTTTCCGTATTACAATACGGGAGTTGGGGGAGGTCGGCGGGGAGCAGATCGAAATCGGCGTCGTCGCGGCGGTCAACGCGGCGGGGCTGCAGGCCTGCTGGCGGGAAGGATTCGCCAAGGCGTTGGGGCTGGAGGGCTGA
- the purQ gene encoding phosphoribosylformylglycinamidine synthase subunit PurQ — protein sequence MKTAVLVFPGSNCDHDAYHALKHVVGLDARFVWHKESSLEGYDAVVIPGGFTYGDYLRTGAMAKLSPVMEAVRRFAEGGGPVIGICNGFQILLEAGLLPGAMIVNESLRFVCDYVHLKTETARTPFTRGFSPGTVLRIPVAHYQGNYFADAGTLAALEERGQVVFRYCDARGNATAEANPNGSAGNIAGICSEGGNVLGMMPHPERCAEEALGSADGRRLFDSMAAWLKEKGR from the coding sequence ATGAAGACGGCGGTACTGGTGTTCCCCGGCTCCAACTGCGACCACGACGCGTACCATGCACTGAAGCACGTGGTCGGGCTGGACGCCCGGTTCGTGTGGCACAAGGAGTCCTCCCTCGAGGGGTACGACGCCGTCGTGATCCCGGGCGGCTTCACCTACGGGGACTACCTGCGCACCGGCGCGATGGCGAAGCTCTCCCCGGTGATGGAAGCGGTCCGGCGGTTCGCGGAAGGCGGCGGCCCGGTCATCGGCATCTGCAACGGGTTCCAGATCCTGCTGGAGGCGGGTCTGCTCCCGGGAGCGATGATCGTCAACGAGTCGCTCCGGTTCGTATGCGACTACGTCCACCTCAAGACCGAGACCGCCCGCACCCCCTTTACGCGCGGGTTCTCCCCGGGGACGGTCCTGCGGATCCCCGTCGCGCACTACCAGGGGAACTACTTCGCTGACGCGGGGACGCTGGCCGCCCTCGAGGAGCGGGGGCAGGTGGTGTTCCGGTACTGCGACGCCCGCGGGAACGCGACGGCGGAGGCCAATCCGAACGGCTCCGCCGGGAACATCGCGGGGATCTGCAGCGAAGGGGGGAACGTCCTCGGCATGATGCCCCACCCGGAGCGTTGCGCGGAGGAGGCGCTGGGAAGCGCGGACGGCCGGCGGCTGTTCGATTCCATGGCGGCATGGCTCAAGGAGAAGGGGAGATGA
- the purS gene encoding phosphoribosylformylglycinamidine synthase subunit PurS — MKAKIYVTLKKGVLDPQGKAILSSLNHLGIAGVEDVRVGKYMELALGDIGKDEAARRLDDACRRLLANTVIEDYRIEIGE, encoded by the coding sequence GTGAAGGCGAAGATCTACGTTACCCTGAAAAAAGGGGTCCTCGATCCGCAGGGGAAGGCGATCCTCTCCTCGCTGAACCATCTGGGGATCGCGGGGGTGGAGGACGTCCGGGTCGGGAAGTACATGGAGCTCGCGCTGGGGGACATCGGGAAGGACGAGGCGGCGCGGCGCCTCGACGACGCGTGCCGGCGGCTTCTCGCCAACACGGTCATCGAGGATTACCGGATCGAGATCGGGGAGTGA
- the purB gene encoding adenylosuccinate lyase, protein MIERYTRPEMAAIWQDENRFRIWLDIEILAMEAMVRRGLIPKEALARVRRKAAFDVARIDEIEKKVKHDVIAFLTSVAEHIGEDSRFLHVGMTSSDVLDTAFAVQMRQALALLIEEAEGVFDVLKARAVEHRGTVMIGRTHGVHAEPVTFGWKMALWADEVRRDIARLERARDVISVGKISGAVGTFANIDPFVEEHVCRKLGLSPAPASTQVIQRDRHAELFSTLAIVGSSLDKFATEIRHLQRTEVLEAEEFFSEGQKGSSAMPHKRNPVLSENISGLSRLLRGYAVTALENVALWHERDISHSSAERVIAPDATIVLHFALGRFRGMMEKLMVYPDRMMKNLQSTNGLLFSQRVLLALAAKGFSREKAYEVVQRSAMKSWKTGRQLRTLLWKDRDVRSALTKEEFEELFDIGYYVKNIDGVIDRVFGADGKGRKA, encoded by the coding sequence GTGATCGAACGGTACACGCGGCCCGAAATGGCGGCGATCTGGCAGGACGAGAACCGGTTCCGCATCTGGCTCGACATTGAGATCCTGGCGATGGAGGCGATGGTCCGGCGGGGGCTGATCCCGAAGGAGGCGCTTGCCAGGGTCCGGCGGAAGGCGGCCTTCGACGTCGCGCGGATCGACGAGATCGAGAAGAAGGTAAAGCACGATGTCATCGCCTTCCTCACCTCGGTGGCCGAACACATCGGGGAGGATTCCCGCTTCCTCCACGTGGGGATGACCAGCTCGGACGTGCTCGACACGGCGTTCGCGGTCCAGATGCGGCAGGCGCTGGCGCTGCTGATCGAGGAGGCGGAAGGGGTCTTCGACGTGCTGAAGGCCCGGGCGGTAGAGCACCGGGGGACGGTGATGATCGGCCGCACCCACGGCGTCCACGCGGAGCCGGTGACATTCGGGTGGAAGATGGCGCTCTGGGCCGACGAGGTCCGGCGGGACATCGCGCGGCTCGAGCGCGCCCGCGACGTCATCTCGGTCGGCAAGATCTCCGGGGCGGTGGGGACCTTTGCCAACATCGACCCGTTCGTCGAGGAGCATGTCTGCCGGAAGCTGGGGCTCTCGCCGGCGCCCGCATCCACACAGGTCATCCAGCGCGACCGGCACGCCGAGCTGTTCTCCACGCTGGCGATCGTCGGCTCCTCCCTCGACAAGTTCGCGACGGAGATCCGGCACCTCCAGCGAACCGAGGTGCTCGAGGCGGAGGAGTTCTTCTCCGAAGGGCAGAAAGGGTCTTCCGCTATGCCCCACAAGCGGAACCCGGTCCTGTCCGAGAACATCTCGGGGCTGTCGCGGCTTTTGCGCGGCTACGCCGTCACCGCGCTGGAGAACGTCGCCCTGTGGCACGAGCGGGACATCAGCCACTCCTCCGCGGAGCGGGTGATCGCCCCCGACGCGACCATCGTCCTCCACTTCGCGCTGGGACGGTTCCGGGGGATGATGGAGAAGCTCATGGTGTATCCCGACCGGATGATGAAAAACCTGCAGAGCACCAACGGCCTGCTCTTCTCCCAACGGGTGCTGCTTGCGCTGGCGGCGAAGGGGTTCTCCAGGGAGAAGGCGTACGAGGTGGTCCAGCGTTCGGCGATGAAGTCCTGGAAGACGGGGCGGCAGCTCCGGACGCTCCTGTGGAAGGACCGGGACGTGCGTTCGGCGCTGACGAAGGAGGAGTTCGAGGAGCTGTTCGACATCGGCTATTACGTCAAGAACATCGACGGGGTCATCGACCGCGTGTTCGGGGCGGATGGAAAGGGGAGGAAGGCGTGA
- the dut gene encoding dUTP diphosphatase: MSGGAVCDVRVSLVRGGEEFLPAYQTPGAAGMDLKAAVDSDVVIPPMGRASIPTGVAVSMPPGVEAQVRPRSGLAIRHGVTCLNSPGTIDADYRGEIQVILANLGGEPFVVRRGDRIAQVVFSAVLSARLTVVPDLDGTARGAGGFGHTGR; encoded by the coding sequence TTGAGCGGCGGCGCGGTCTGCGACGTCCGTGTTTCCCTGGTCCGGGGAGGGGAGGAGTTCCTGCCCGCATACCAGACGCCGGGCGCCGCGGGGATGGACCTGAAGGCGGCGGTGGACTCCGACGTGGTCATCCCGCCGATGGGGCGGGCCTCGATCCCGACCGGCGTGGCGGTCTCCATGCCGCCGGGGGTGGAGGCGCAGGTCCGGCCGCGCAGCGGGCTGGCGATCCGCCACGGGGTGACGTGCCTGAACAGCCCCGGGACGATCGACGCGGACTACCGCGGGGAGATCCAGGTGATCCTCGCGAACCTCGGCGGGGAGCCGTTTGTCGTGCGGCGGGGCGACCGGATCGCCCAGGTCGTGTTTTCCGCGGTGCTGTCGGCGCGACTGACGGTCGTTCCGGACCTCGACGGGACGGCGCGCGGCGCGGGCGGCTTCGGACACACGGGAAGGTAA
- a CDS encoding pitrilysin family protein — translation MTVAGTLLENGIAIVTEQVPWLRSATAGIWVPVGSRAETQADSGIAHFIEHMLFKGTARRKAVDISRAIESVGGTMNAYTSREFTYFFAKAMEKDFPLIVDLLADIYRDSVFDEEELAREKSVILQEILMVDDTPEEFLNDFFNLSYWGGHPLGLPVQGTAESVGRFDRGAVVGCFRDRFRRRGIVATVVGNLPHEAAVSAFREALSPLELKEALAVSPPAEPAGGTYLKPRELEQAHLCLGAPAVARKSDRIFAMDVINAVLGGSSSSRLFQEVREKRGLAYSVGSTVSVYADAGILEIYAGTGKEQVEEVLEVAGRIVDDLREGGITDDEVAFAKDLIKGNTLLSLESTMYRMSHLAMNEMFLDRREPPEEVLARVDAVTPSQVRDLAAELLRRDRFTLAAVGDLPEGGLGF, via the coding sequence ATGACGGTTGCCGGCACACTCCTCGAAAACGGAATCGCGATCGTCACCGAGCAGGTGCCCTGGCTTCGGTCCGCCACGGCGGGAATCTGGGTCCCCGTAGGCTCCCGGGCGGAGACGCAGGCCGACAGCGGCATCGCCCACTTCATCGAGCACATGCTCTTCAAGGGGACCGCCCGCAGGAAGGCGGTCGACATCTCCCGGGCCATCGAATCGGTCGGCGGAACGATGAACGCCTACACGTCCCGCGAATTCACCTACTTCTTCGCCAAGGCCATGGAGAAGGATTTCCCGCTGATCGTCGACCTCCTGGCGGACATCTACCGGGACTCCGTCTTCGACGAGGAGGAGCTCGCCCGCGAGAAGAGCGTCATCCTCCAGGAGATCCTGATGGTGGACGACACCCCGGAGGAGTTCCTGAACGATTTCTTCAACCTCTCCTACTGGGGGGGGCACCCGCTCGGGCTGCCGGTGCAGGGGACAGCGGAAAGCGTGGGGCGGTTCGACCGGGGCGCGGTCGTCGGCTGTTTCCGCGACCGTTTCCGCAGACGGGGGATCGTCGCGACCGTCGTGGGGAACCTTCCGCACGAGGCCGCGGTCTCCGCGTTCCGGGAGGCGCTGTCCCCGCTGGAGCTGAAGGAGGCGCTGGCCGTCTCCCCGCCCGCGGAGCCGGCCGGCGGGACGTACCTGAAGCCCAGGGAGCTCGAACAGGCGCACCTGTGCCTGGGCGCGCCCGCGGTGGCCCGGAAGAGCGACCGGATCTTCGCGATGGACGTGATCAACGCCGTCCTCGGCGGGAGCTCCTCGAGCCGGCTCTTCCAGGAGGTGCGCGAGAAGCGGGGGCTGGCGTATTCCGTGGGTTCCACGGTGTCCGTCTACGCCGACGCGGGGATCCTCGAGATCTACGCCGGCACGGGGAAGGAGCAGGTCGAGGAGGTCCTCGAGGTGGCGGGACGCATCGTAGACGACCTCCGGGAGGGGGGGATCACCGACGACGAGGTGGCATTCGCGAAGGATCTCATCAAGGGGAACACCCTCCTGTCGCTGGAGAGCACGATGTACCGCATGTCCCACCTCGCGATGAACGAGATGTTCCTCGACCGGAGGGAGCCGCCGGAGGAGGTCCTGGCGCGCGTGGACGCGGTGACGCCGTCCCAGGTGCGCGACCTGGCGGCGGAGCTTCTCCGCAGGGACCGGTTCACGCTGGCCGCCGTGGGGGATCTCCCCGAAGGGGGGCTCGGGTTTTGA
- the pnp gene encoding polyribonucleotide nucleotidyltransferase, translating into MYEAEISGRVLSIESGRWAKQAGGAAVVSYGGSVVLVTACVTDTPRPGIDFLPLVVDYVEKTFAVGKIPGGFFKREGKLSEFEVLTSRLIDRPLRPLFPKGFYNEIQVIATVLSADKQNDTGILAMIGASAALSISDIPFGGPIAGARVGRIDGELVINPLLQDIERSDMNIFVAGSRDAILMVEGEAGEIPEEEVLDAIFHAHRSLVPVLEMQEKMAREIGKEKRAYEKKELSEEDAGKIGGIAGDALTEAYSILAKQERRKRIEEVAEAVRGSFSEEERLEKGILIADAFKGLEKKIVRGKILREKKRIDGRGLSDIRNISCEVGVLPRTHGSAVFTRGETQVLATATLGTKQDEQRIDSLLGDTTKAFMLHYNFPPFSVGEVKMLRSPGRREVGHGALAERAVSKVLPQSADFPYTVRVVSEVLESNGSSSMATVCGSSLAMMDAGIPTTGAVSGIAMGLIKEGGDVAVLSDILGDEDHLGDMDFKVAGTKNGVTAIQMDIKIGGVDRDIMLTALRQAREGRLFILERMNAALSGHRPELSPFAPRIYVMMVKPDKIREIIGPGGKIIRGIQEQTGVKIDIEDDGTVKIAAVDADSARAAISIIEGIAQVPEVGKVYQGRVRKIMDFGAFVEIFPGTDGLLHVSQISKLRVNTAECFKEGDEVTVRVLEVDRDGKIRLSHKEFEEEGRFKAATGPPPASDRDKEAGPGRDRERGRGPRGRR; encoded by the coding sequence GTGTACGAAGCGGAAATCTCCGGACGGGTGTTATCCATCGAATCCGGGCGCTGGGCCAAGCAGGCCGGGGGCGCCGCGGTCGTATCCTACGGCGGGTCCGTCGTCCTGGTGACCGCCTGCGTGACGGACACCCCCCGCCCCGGGATCGATTTCCTCCCGCTGGTCGTCGACTACGTCGAGAAGACCTTCGCCGTGGGCAAGATCCCGGGCGGGTTCTTCAAGCGCGAGGGGAAGCTCTCCGAGTTCGAGGTGCTGACCTCCCGGCTGATCGACCGGCCGTTGCGGCCGCTGTTCCCGAAAGGGTTCTACAACGAGATCCAGGTCATCGCCACGGTGCTCTCCGCGGACAAGCAGAACGACACGGGGATCCTGGCGATGATCGGCGCCTCGGCGGCGCTTTCCATCTCCGACATCCCGTTCGGCGGCCCCATCGCGGGAGCGCGGGTCGGCCGGATCGACGGCGAGCTGGTCATCAATCCGCTGCTGCAGGACATCGAGCGCAGCGACATGAACATCTTCGTCGCCGGCAGCCGCGACGCGATCCTGATGGTCGAGGGGGAGGCCGGCGAGATCCCCGAGGAGGAGGTGCTCGACGCCATCTTCCACGCGCACCGGTCGCTCGTGCCCGTCCTCGAGATGCAGGAGAAGATGGCCCGGGAGATCGGCAAGGAGAAGCGCGCCTACGAGAAGAAGGAGCTGTCCGAAGAGGACGCGGGGAAGATCGGGGGAATCGCGGGCGACGCGCTGACCGAGGCATACTCCATCCTGGCGAAGCAGGAGCGCCGCAAGAGGATCGAGGAGGTCGCCGAGGCCGTCCGCGGCTCGTTCTCCGAGGAGGAGCGGCTGGAGAAGGGGATCCTGATCGCCGACGCGTTCAAGGGGCTCGAGAAGAAGATCGTGCGCGGGAAGATCCTGCGGGAGAAGAAGCGGATCGACGGCCGCGGCCTGTCCGACATCCGGAACATCTCCTGCGAGGTCGGCGTGCTCCCCAGGACGCACGGCTCCGCCGTGTTCACGCGGGGCGAGACGCAGGTCCTGGCCACCGCGACGCTCGGGACCAAGCAGGACGAGCAGCGGATCGACTCCCTCCTGGGCGACACGACCAAGGCGTTCATGCTGCACTACAACTTCCCGCCGTTCAGCGTCGGCGAGGTGAAGATGCTCCGCTCCCCGGGGCGCCGCGAGGTCGGCCACGGGGCGCTGGCGGAGCGCGCGGTGTCGAAGGTGCTCCCCCAGAGCGCCGACTTCCCCTACACGGTCCGCGTGGTCTCCGAGGTGCTCGAGTCGAACGGCTCCTCCTCGATGGCCACCGTGTGCGGCTCCTCCCTTGCCATGATGGATGCGGGGATCCCCACCACCGGCGCCGTCTCCGGGATCGCGATGGGGCTGATCAAGGAAGGCGGCGATGTCGCCGTCCTGTCCGACATCCTCGGCGACGAGGACCACCTGGGCGACATGGACTTCAAGGTCGCGGGCACGAAGAACGGCGTCACCGCGATCCAGATGGACATCAAGATCGGCGGCGTCGACCGCGACATCATGCTCACCGCGCTCCGGCAGGCGCGGGAGGGGCGCCTCTTCATCCTCGAGCGGATGAACGCCGCCCTCTCCGGGCACCGGCCCGAGCTCTCGCCGTTCGCCCCGCGGATCTACGTGATGATGGTCAAGCCCGACAAGATCCGCGAGATCATCGGCCCGGGGGGAAAGATCATCCGCGGCATCCAGGAGCAGACCGGCGTCAAGATCGACATCGAGGACGACGGGACGGTCAAGATCGCCGCCGTGGACGCCGACTCCGCCCGCGCGGCCATCTCCATCATCGAGGGGATCGCGCAGGTCCCCGAGGTCGGGAAGGTCTACCAGGGACGGGTCCGGAAGATCATGGATTTCGGGGCGTTCGTCGAGATCTTCCCGGGGACCGACGGACTGCTGCACGTCTCCCAGATCTCCAAGCTCCGGGTCAACACGGCCGAGTGCTTCAAGGAGGGGGACGAGGTCACCGTCCGCGTCCTCGAAGTGGACCGGGACGGGAAGATCCGGCTCTCCCACAAGGAGTTCGAGGAGGAAGGACGCTTCAAGGCCGCAACCGGCCCCCCGCCGGCCTCCGACAGGGATAAGGAGGCGGGCCCGGGCCGGGACCGCGAGCGGGGCCGGGGACCGAGAGGTAGAAGGTAG
- the rpsO gene encoding 30S ribosomal protein S15: MSLVTEKKKDIIGRFRTHDTDTGSPEVQIALLTERINMITDHLKSHTKDFGSRRGLLKLVGQRRRLLDYLKAKESLRYKTVVESLGLRK; this comes from the coding sequence ATGAGCCTGGTTACGGAAAAAAAGAAGGACATCATCGGCAGATTCCGCACGCACGACACCGACACCGGTTCCCCGGAGGTGCAGATCGCGCTCCTGACCGAGCGGATCAACATGATCACGGATCACCTGAAGAGCCACACCAAGGATTTCGGCTCCCGCAGAGGATTGCTGAAGCTGGTCGGGCAGCGCCGCCGCCTGCTGGACTACCTGAAGGCGAAGGAGTCGCTGCGGTACAAGACGGTGGTCGAGTCCCTCGGGCTGCGCAAGTAG